From a region of the Chroicocephalus ridibundus chromosome 8, bChrRid1.1, whole genome shotgun sequence genome:
- the GPER1 gene encoding G-protein coupled estrogen receptor 1 isoform X1, whose product MRQWKPQPVVSVGHFLEKFQTPLNGKRAQSERRMTSHNMTWISYPSKNLDFSSPEEIEAIIASQNIISRLMHCYIAFFVPAGLIAGICILIIFIKNYLQYKAIENLDLFLLHFTISNIIMIFLSFTVITRPDYLKATHLTCNVLSFFFNFSYFNSQYVLILTLLVLLLKRFPPRTALGNGTHRPMLCVGFVLVSAFCLSLTGAVLVGTDNYHSETYCQLDPLFAWPEYEIIKFTFGFGIPSFLQILCFTVLLVKEAPADAPALHQHIRTYPAAYIINITIFICRLFYNVMILFRTMLKLQKSIGTPNNELVMNIAEIVLFCESCASLVCILCFHKPCRDEILQLIRNCRRGNAASNHLEIPVTITTHESGSQ is encoded by the exons ATGAGGCAG TGGAAGCCTCAGCCAGTGGTATCTGTGGGGCATTTTCTTGAAAAG tttcaaACCCCACTGAACGGGAAGCGAGCACAGTCGGAAAGAAGGATGACTTCCCACAACATGACGTGGATCAGCTACCCAAGCAAGAACCTGGATTTCTCCTCCCCAGAAGAAATCGAAGCCATCATAGCCTCTCAAAACATCATCTCCAGACTTATGCACTGTTACATCGCCTTTTTCGTACCAGCAGGATTAATAGCTGGCATATGCATTTTGATCATTTTCATAAAGAATTATTTGCAATACAAAGCCATAGAAAATTTAGACTTATTTCTTCTACACTTCACCATCAGCAAtattataatgatttttttatcgTTTACTGTCATAACCAGACCTGACTACTTAAAAGCAACGCACCTCACGTGTAACGTTCTGTCgttttttttcaacttcagttATTTCAATTCTCAGTATGTTTTGATTTTGACGCTTCTCGTACTATTACTCAAGAGATTTCCACCGAGGACCGCTCTCGGCAACGGAACCCACAGACCCATGTTGTGTGTTGGATTTGTACTTGTATCTGCCTTCTGTTTGTCGCTGACTGGGGCGGTGCTGGTTGGCACAGATAACTATCACTCGGAAACATATTGCCAGTTAGACCCATTATTTGCATGGCCTGAGTACGAGATCATTAAATTCACCTTTGGATTTGGAATCCCATCGTTTCTTCAGATACTCTGTTTTACTGTTCTCCTCGTTAAAGAAGCACCAGCTGATGCTCCAGCCTTACACCAGCACATTCGTACTTACCCCGCTGCCTACATTATAAACATAACAATATTTATATGCCGCCTATTTTATAACGTTATGATTCTCTTCAGGACAATGCTCAAATTACAGAAGAGCATTGGAACGCCCAACAATGAGCTTGTGATGAATATTGCAGAGATAGTGTTGTTCTGTGAGAGCTGTGCCAGTTTGGTATGTATACTTTGTTTTCATAAACCATGCAGGGACGAAATACTTCAACTCATACGCAACTGCCGAAGGGGAAACGCTGCCAGCAATCACCTTGAAATACCAGTCACAATCACCACCCACGAAAGTGGGTCTCAGTAA
- the GPER1 gene encoding G-protein coupled estrogen receptor 1 isoform X2, protein METYSASVSPVLCNSTTFNLSGSHLCNESISSRLADKSEHQQYVIGLFLSCLYTIFLFPIGFVGNILILVVNISFREKMTIPDLYFINLAVADLILVADSLIEVFNLDEKYYDITIICTFMSLFLQINMYSSIFFLTWMSFDRYIALAKVMRSNIFRTMQHARLSCGLIWMASISAALVPFTAVHLQHTGEVYFCFADVKEIQWLEITLGFIIPFVIIGLCYSLIVRVLIKAHKHRSLRLRRQKALRMIFVVVLVFFICWLPENVFISVQLLQKKSEPVSSSSPSFRHDYPLTGHIVNLAAFSNSCLNPLIYSFLGETFRDKLRLYIEQKTKMSTLHRFCQAALTSVIPDSNEQSEV, encoded by the coding sequence ATGGAAACTTACTCTGCCTCAGTGTCCCCTGTTCTATGTAACAGCACAACTTTTAACCTAAGTGGATCGCACCTGTGTAATGAAAGCATATCTTCTAGATTAGCCGATAAATCAGAACACCAACAGTATGTTATCGGTCTTTTCTTATCATGTCTTTacacaatatttctttttccgATTGGTTTTGTAGGAAACATTCTGATACTGGTTGTCAACATAAGCTTTCGTGAAAAAATGACTATTCCAGACCTTTACTTCATAAACCTTGCAGTAGCTGATCTCATTTTAGTTGCCGATTCTCTCATTGAGGTTTTTAATCTTGATGAAAAGTATTACGATATCACTATTATTTGTACCTTTATGTCTTTGTTCCTTCAGATCAACATGTatagcagcattttctttctgacatgGATGAGTTTTGACAGATACATAGCACTGGCAAAAGTAATGAGGTCCAACATATTTCGCACTATGCAACACGCTAGATTAAGCTGTGGTCTCATATGGATGGCATCTATTTCTGCAGCACTAGTTCCATTTACAGCTGTGCACTTACAACACACCGGAGAGgtctatttttgttttgcagatgtaAAAGAAATCCAGTGGCTAGAAATAACCTTGGGGTTTATTATCCCCTTTGTGATCATCGGTCTTTGTTACTCATTAATTGTTCGAGTTCTTATCAAAGCACACAAGCACAGGAGTCTTCGGCTGCGGCGGCAGAAGGCTCTTCggatgatttttgttgttgtcttggtTTTCTTTATCTGCTGGCTACCTGAAAATGTCTTCATTAGCGTTCAACTTCTTCAAAAGAAGAGCGAGCCTGTCTCTTCAAGCAGCCCATCCTTCAGACACGATTATCCTTTAACAGGACACATTGTGAACCTAGCAGCTTTTTCTAATAGCTGCTTGAACCCCTTAATTTACAGTTTTCTAGGGGAAACCTTCAGAGACAAACTGCGGCTGTAtattgaacagaaaacaaaaatgtcaacaTTACATCGCTTTTGTCAGGCTGCCTTAACGTCTGTCATTCCTGACAGTAATGAGCAATCAGAAGTCTGA
- the GPR146 gene encoding probable G-protein coupled receptor 146, translating into MWSCETLNNSTGSSEDQHLCHDFHLVLSVFSLLYLIICFPVGLCYNGLLVLVNLYNKATMTMPDVYFVNIAIAGLIINALAPMYLLGLANTKWAIWNSNNEVYITLLILFNVSSLVTMYSTTLLSLDYYIERALPRTYMSSVYNTKHVCGFIWGGAMLTSFSSLLFYVCNHVSTKIIECSKMQNKEAADAIMVFIGYVVPAIAVLYALILILRIRKEATPLDQDTGRLDPSVHRLLIATVCTQFTLWTPYYVILLVSTFTNAQGRIADENYRRILHFTKILSKFLAFSSSFVMPLLYRYINKNFPNKLRRLLKKIHCGNQGCSHERTVVQQVMT; encoded by the coding sequence ATGTGGAGCTGTGAAACCTTGAACAACAGTACGGGGAGCAGCGAGGACCAGCATCTCTGCCATGACTTCCACCTTGTGCTTTCCGTCTTTTCCCTACTCTACCTCATCATATGCTTCCCAGTCGGGCTGTGTTACAACGGCTTGCTGGTCCTAGTTAACCTCTACAACAAAGCCACCATGACTATGCCAGATGTTTACTTCGTCAACATTGCCATCGCTGGTCTCATCATCAACGCTCTGGCACCGATGTACCTTCTAGGGCTTGCCAATACAAAATGGGCCATCTGGAATTCCAACAATGAAGTTTATATTACTTTACTTATTTTATTCAACGTCTCCTCTTTGGTTACCATGTACTCTACTACGTTGCTCAGTCTGGACTACTACATAGAACGTGCTCTACCTAGAACTTACATGTCAAGCGTGTACAACACCAAGCACGTTTGTGGATTCATATGGGGTGGTGCCATGCTCACAAGTTTTTCATCTCTCCTGTTCTACGTCTGCAATCACGTATCCACTAAAATCATCGAGTGTTCCAAGATGCAGaacaaagaagcagcagatgcCATCATGGTCTTTATCGGGTACGTCGTACCAGCTATCGCTGTACTGTATGCACTTATATTAATCTTGCGAATACGCAAAGAGGCGACACCACTGGATCAAGACACTGGACGATTAGATCCATCGGTGCACAGGCTTTTGATTGCCACAGTCTGTACACAGTTCACCTTATGGACACCCTACTATGTTATTCTCTTGGTAAGCACATTTACTAACGCACAAGGAAGAATCGCAGATGAAAATTACCGCCGAATATTACATTTTACCAAGATTTTGTCAAAATTCTTGGCTTTCTCGAGCAGCTTTGTAATGCCTCTGCTCTACAGATATATTAACAAAAACTTTCCCAACAAATTACGACGTTTGCTTAAAAAGATACACTGTGGGAATCAAGGGTGTTCTCACGAACGCACGGTAGTACAGCAAGTGATGACATAG